From Rhododendron vialii isolate Sample 1 chromosome 7a, ASM3025357v1:
ggcgagaggagagagagagaataaatttgaaccatccaaaatacatttggacGTTTGAAATCGTCGACGGATACCTCCAAATGGCACCGCTcggcacaaaaaaaaagaaaaaagaatcatTATATATTACTGTACTAGTACGTGGCACAATTCTCAATGCAGTCCCACCAATTCTGACCCCTTTGCCCCCTACCGCCCAAACTCCGTCACAACAAACGGGATCAAAGCTGCCTCTGCACGGAACATTATTGTATGGAATGGTCTAGTCCGAGGGTATATTGGAGCAGAGTCCTGGAAATGCTGCCGAGTAGCTACATATCGAGTGGGTGTAAAGCGATCGATTCAAATCAAATCGAATCAAATTTGAGCGCATACAAATCACATATAAATACCGTCAATTGCTGGAGTAAAATTTAAGTCGTCAATTATTAAGATGAAGAATTGTCACGTGATGATGCCTGAGAGGTTTTTTCCACCACACACATAGAAAATCTCAACATCACAAGACGTTGCTCTAGGAGCActtaataattaataattattccATTGGTCAttgtttataaatttttttactccTACTTCTATTGGTGCagatttaattattatttgggGACACTCTCAATGTGACATCAACCTCCTTAATCGCTGGAGTATTTGATTGTGTTACATTCACGAGTAAAGCATGTACAATTGATTATAGTACATAACTATAACTCttttcgtcccattttattTGTCGGAGAATTCAATTTGATTGGGGACTCATATTTGGCTCACAACAATAATTCGAgttattcattttgtagagttcgtcaAATAAAATATTCATACAAAATTTAGCCTTGGTTATATGGATAACTATGCGAACAAAACGGAATTGTgcaaggaaaaaatgaaaaatataaatagGACTATGACCCATAACTAAGGCCGTAAACAAGCCaaaaattcgagctcgagccttTATTGAGCTGAGCTGAGTTATTTACTAATCGAGCCTCTTTAATTGAATCGAACCatccttaacgagccgagtttttgtcgaacgagccgagctcggctcgtttaggaAACGAaccgaaaactcgagctcagctcgttcaCTGAATGAGCTGAATcgaaccaaactgagccttaacgagccgagccgagctcccGAATTGCTTGGTTTATTTACAACCTTACCCATAACGGAAGCCACCTATTTCTGCCGGGAGTCCAACTGGACTCACCCAACTCTGTTACTTTAAAAATACACAGAAGTTAtatctatctatatctatattacCACATATAAACACTTGCATATATACTgtttgttcctctctctctctctctctctctctcattcggATAGCCCCCCCTTTCTCACTCATCTCAGACTCAGAAACCCTAACACAGTAAGTTCTTCCGTTCCTTTCAACAGTTCTTCGTGTTGCTtaccaaaagagaaaaaagttcTTCGTCTTAGTTCTATATACGATGCTAACAGTCATTATCGGTAATGAAAACAGCTTTATTTTTCTTCGTAATGATTGCTATTTGTTTTCGTGGAATCATGCGCAGGAGTCGTCGAGTCCGTCTAATTTTGTTTTCAGCTTTCAATTTGGAAGCTTTAATTCCTGCTATTTCGGGAGTGCATATTCGAAGGACGCGATTAATTATTTGCTCGATAAGGAATTGATTTCGGTGACGGTGTAGGTGATTGTTGTTTTACTTGAGCAAATTGGAACGCGAATTATTTATTCAACTTTacgcaccttttttttttttttgatcattagCGGTAAGTTCACATCACACGACAATTGCATCAATCTGGGCATTTCAAATAATGAGAAAATCCGACAATATCTTTCGTGAGCACTATAGTAAGTTCAACTATTACGGATAAATCCCTAATTAAAGAGAGAGATCGAGCTTTTCCTATCTTCTACTGTGGTGCGCTTTTCCTATCTTCTACTGTGGTCGTTATGCGTACTTTTGTTGATGTACTAATACTTGGAATAAATTTCCTTCCTTTTGTATTTCCCTAGCATTATTGGCTCATAGTAGTTTAATGTGCctaattatttcaaaaattgCTGTACAAATTTGTTCTTATCTCGTACTTGTTTGGGAAATGAGGAATTAATTTTGGTGTTATCGACCGAACTACAAAATGGAAGTATTCTACTTGATGAGGCCTAGAAAAGTCTACCTTTTCTGTCTTATGCATGACATGACTGTAACGGACTTATTGATGGGAAACAATGGTTTTTCAAAAAGGAATTGCAATGATATGAATTATTTCTTCAACTTACGCCAACTCTTGTTAATGTACTAATACTTGGAACAATTTCCTTCCTTTTGTATCACCCTTGCATTATTGGCTCATAGCCTCAGAGTAGTTTAATGCGCCTAATTATGTCAAAGACAAAGATTCCTGTGCAAGTTTACTCATATCAGGAACTTGTTTAAGAAATGAGAAATTAATTTTGGTGTTCTCGGCACAACTACAACTACAAAATGGAAGAATTGTATTTGATTAGAGTCATTAGACCTAGAAATGTCTTCCTTTCTGTATTATGCATTACATGAACTTAACTGACTTATTGGAATAGGGTTTGATGGTTTTTCGAAAGGGAATTGCGATGAGTTCTAACGCTCAATGTGCAAAATTGTGAGTTGTTGGGTGATCAGTCTTTCTGATCTATTTTCCATACAAACATTTACTCTTGTTGCACCATCAATTTCTCAGATTCTGAATTCTAATAGACTCTAGTGGCCTTTCTTTTTACTTATCTTTTGTTCGATTAGTTTTTCAAGTGTCATTGCTTGTTGATTTTCTACTAGCAGTGATCAAATCCCGTCGAACCAGATGGTagtgatttttcattttctttgttttccataTTAGTTTGACCTGGAGGGTGTTTGTGAAAACCTTTAGATTGGTCAAAGCTAATCTTTAAAGCAGATTCAAAAGCATCAAAATAGTGTCTTCTTAGAGTACTTCTtttaaggtgtttttttgtcCATAAGCAGAATCTATACCAAACATATTGGCAAAGTCTCCATGGGGCCAAAATCCACAAGTTTTGCTTGGAATGTTTTAAGCCCTTGGTATTGCTTGTGAACATCACTAACTTTGTGTCGTTCTATGGCTTTGAATTGTTACATCTTTAATCTTTCACTGAGTTGCTATTGGCTAGTTTTCGCCACTTGTTTTGGATTCTTATTTTCGTTTGAATGCTGCAAAATAATTGTCGTTTTTCTcgacatatttttttattgtatcCACTGGATTGAGCTTTACGTTTACCTGTAAGtgtacttttcaaattttgCCATTTGGCATTGCGATTGAATGACATTGTGGACGCTCAGTGTCCAGTGACGTGGGGAGTCTATCTTATAATAGGAACTAGATGAAAAGAAATAGTGGGAGAAAGTGGGATATGACTACCTGGATGTAAGTAACTAGTAACTACATAATCAGATGAGGAATATGGGTGTTGCACATGGTCTCTTGAGTGAATGTAACTTAGCTTGGAATGGTTGAATGCTGaatgagttttttgttttgtcgcCTCCTTTGCCTTAGCTCCACAAAGAActatatttctattttttcctgTCCTCCCCCCGCACGCACACACCATTTGTCGGCTTCACGAAGCATCCCCTGCTTCAAGTGTCTACTTTGATGTGTTGGATTGAATTAGGTATTAATTGTGTATCTTTGCTTAGTATGTTAGTGGTTTTCCTTTCTGCAGGTTGAGTTAAGGCTGCAATCCTTAGAGATTTGGCTTGAGGTAGCCTATATTTCTCTAGTTGCTTTAAAATTGGAAATACTACCGGACATGATGAACTCGTTTTAACTTTATTTGACTTCCTTTAGTCAATTTTCAGGAAAAAGTAGGATGGAGCTTTCTAGGTAGAGGTTTATTTTGGGATTTTATGGATCGTGCTGTTCCTGGAAGCTTTTGTATTGAGCTTTAGTGTAGTGTCTATTCAAGCGAGTATGGGGTCAGCTTGCTGCGTTGCTAGAAAGGATACAACCGTGACGAGCAGAACCAGGGGAGAAACGTTGCGCAGAAATGCAGGATATTCACCATCGTGGAGTTTCCGATGGGATAACCGGAGGCGTGTGGCAGGAGAATTGGAGAATATATCAGAAACATCTCTTGGAATCAGCACAAACAGTAGCATGGAGATAAAAGGGGAATTAATTTCAGATAGGGGTAATTTTTCAGGTCAGGGAAGCCCTCTTGGAAATTTTGGAACGCCCACCTCTCAAAAGTCAACTCCCATGTCTCAGAAGTCTCCTGTGCATGAAGGACAGGGTACCAATACTGTAACTTCTTCAGGTAAATCTTTGGAGTGTCATCCTGTTTGTTCAGTTCTACATTTTAGCTGTAGGGTTTAGCCTGGTAGACCATCTTAATTTGCCTGCGACACACACATTGtttttttggctttggttttttgTAAGTAAAAGAAGGGGTTTGATTGCAACTGATTTCCTGTATATTCTTGTTGCCACAATTGTTGGCTGGGGCCAAAGCTCCTGTCTAGATTATTATTGTTGGCCCAACTAGTTTATGAAGAAGCCCAAAAGGGATGAGATTGAGTGTACTCATTGTTATGATTTTCTTGTATGAACAAAGAGGGGATGGATGAAAAGTTGATGCAATGTCATGGTTAGTGTATTCCTAACCACCTTTCTATTAAAGAATCAATGGTGATATTTTCCAATGCTTCAATTTGCTGGGGAAATATTTTTCTACTTTAGAATATGGGATTTTTCGACGTAAACCTCAGTAACACATAGGTTCATCTGATAAATGCATGATGTGGTTGGACTTTACTATTATGACAGATGCTTGTCGACTATGGATGttcagagagggagagggagagggagagggaggaggagattTATCCATATGATTTACGCGTAGTGATGGCTAATTGATGCATAATTTTGGGTTACTGGCGCGGTGTGACCTGTTGGGGGATGGTTTGATGGTGTGGCTTTGGACTGGGGCCAGGGGTTGAGGGAAGGTTATAACCTCTTCACTTCCCACAGGGAGGATATAGTGAAGTATTCACGTATCATCGTAGGTAGTTATTTTCCATGTGTGTCATTGTTCTTAGAGCCATTACACTCTATGGCTTTTgcaattcaaaatgaaaatacTTCCTTCTTTACAGACGCTGCACCCATAAAGCCTCATCAATGTTGCCACAATAGTACATAGCCGCCAGAATGCCCAAGATCCTTCTAAAGTTCGCCATTTATCTGATTTAAGGCTCATGActgatacatatatataagtattaCATGTTTGTATTTCCGTGTctatatatgtagagagagagtcagagagacagagagagggtaCATGTAGAGAGGGTACATGTCGTATTTGTTTACACATACTTAGTATGAGAAATGAGTTGGAGAAGATGAACTCACCATTGCTCAAGCCAATTTGATGAACGATGCAAACCTAATTGACCTTCTATGTtttagtttgtttctttttctataGTTTCTGTAGCTGATAAAACATGCAAATCTGATCTGCAATGTCCTCTCCGTATTTTGGAGTCTGGGATCTGATCTTGTATTTGATTGTTACTGTTTCATTATTTGACAACATGCAATTCTATTCTGGACAGATGTGGGGTAAGGTTGGGTAAGGTGTGGTGTGATGTGATGTGGCagggttgggattggattggagaGTTTTTTATCTGGATTTCATTGGGTTATGGTTGACAAGGTGTTTGCTTCCATTAACGAGCAAACACCTTGTCAACCACAACCCAATGTTGACAACCCAATGAAATCCAGATAAAAAACTCTCCAATCCAATCTACGCCATTTCTTTTCAGTACCTGCTCAGCCCCAGAATATTTAAAATCTCTGCAACAAGGACTGGGTATTACTAATAATCATCTGCTGTTTTATTTGTGGACCTTACTATTTTACTTGCTAAATCCACACATTGGTGTTGGAAGTATTGGGCTTATGCTCATATTGAGATTTTTGAACCTGGTAAATGGGCAAGTATTGCTGCCTAAAGTATCATACATATACTCTTGGTCTGGCTGTGGATGGACTTTTGGTCATCTGTCTTATTTTGCTTCTGCTGATTAGGCAGTCTTTTCTCATTACTCAGTTATATTTGTTAGTGCTGGATCTAGGTATAAAGTATTATACCGATAGAACGATAGATGTAAGAGTTTAATAGTTAAATCGATTTGTTGACTTCTTCCTATACTTGCGTTATTCGATATTTTGTCATGATTAAACTTGCTATGAATAGAATCTATGGCATGCAGTGATTCCATTTTTCTGGAATTTTATTGGTTCTTGTGGTCCTGTATGGAATGTGTAGCCGTTGCTTTTGCCACTGCAAATTTCATGCTTTGAAGCAGATTTCTTTCCCCATTAACCTTAACTGGTCAGAAAGAAACCTAGAATAGTGAGATAACATGAACTCTACATGCCTTGTGGGATGGCCCTGTCTGCATTTTCTCTTTATTGGAGTTTCATCGTCACCAAAAGAAACTATGTTAGCTGTAATTGTCATGCTTCTGTCTAGTGCTACCAACTGAAATGATTTATATGCTTGTTGCAGATATAACTCTTGCTGGTAATGGTGATGCAAAGGTGAGTTATCTTATTGGAATTGAACCTAGTAAAAGGTTTTGTTATTAGTTTTGACATCCTTAAGTTTTCTCCTCCTACTTTGATCGAGGTTTTCCTCTTTATCTGTTAGGTACAGAGCTCTACAATATCATCAGGAACCCTTGATTCCTCTGCTCCACATCTTTCACTGGCTGTTCCTTCAAGCTCTTCTTTCTGCACGCctgtttcagaccctttactTTCCCAAACTCCCTCCCTTCCTACAAAATCTACCCAATTAAGAAGGGGCCAACCCTCACCGGGACACCACCTTTTACGACAAATTTCGGATAGTCGGATAATGGGTTTGAAATCACCGAACAGTACCTTAATATCCGAAGGTAGATCCTCATTTGTGCTCTCTACTTGCAGTAATGATATGACCGTTGGATCCCAAGGTGGTTCTTCTGATGGTTGGTCAATGCGGACGTTCTCCGAACTTGTGGCCTCATCTCAAAGAGAGAGGTGGTCCTTCGACAGTGAATTTTTAGGGTCTGCCATTGGCAAAAGCGAATCTAGCAGCGCATTATCATATTCTCCCTTGAGTGACATGCAAAATTGTGGAATTTGCTCTAAGCTCTTGACGGATAGATCTTCTTGGAGCAGTCAGAAAATTGTTGTAACTGAAATGTCGGTCGTTGCTGTGCTTGTCTGCGGGCATGTTTATCATGCCGAATGTCTGGAGGCTATGACACAGGAAATTGACCGCTACGACCCTTCTTGTCCAATTTGCACGCTTGGTGAAAAGCAAATGTCTAAGGTGGCTAAAAAGGTGTTGAAAGCAGAAGCGGAGCTTAAATCCAGAAGCAGTAAGGTATCCAGGAACCGTGTTGTTGATAGCCCCCTGGGATTTGATGTTCTTGATCGCCGGAAGCCTAGTGGAGAAGATGAAAACTTTTCGAAGATGGAACCAAGTCCGAGTGGAAGGAGATCCTTAGCAAAACCATTTCTCAGGCGGCACTTTTCGCTTGGGTCTAAGTGGGGTAGATCGTTGTCCGAGAACAAATCTGGGAAGAAGGGGTTTTGGGCGAGATATCGCAGGGATTGACGAGTCCCCTCAATTTGGTAGGAACCTCCATAACTTCCTGATAATACACTGTTATGCTAAGTATTCTGGGAAGTTTGCTGATGGAATTTCAGCTTTGCTAATACTTGTAATTCAGATCTTCTATTTTAGTCCCCAAAAATGTTGTATTCAGGAAATATGATACTAGTTTAGATATAAATGTTCGAAAGTTGAAGTGAAAAAGGTGGAAATCTCAATGATTCGTAGTTGCATCGAGCATCGGGTAATGGTGTTAGAAGCCTGTGCTTTTATCTGATGGTGAAAGAATAAGGAAACATGTGCAGTTTTAACTACTTTTGTTGTAGGTTTATTGCCATCCAGAAGTACCTGACTCTCAAATTGTAAGACTATGGCACtcataaaattgaaaatggagtCAAGAGTTAGTGTCACGGGGTGCCAAAAATTGATGGGGTTTCGAGCTTTAATTCTTATGACTTGTTTTTCAAGTTTTTACTAGTATTTATTTGAATAGATTTTGTACATGGCATTTAAGGAGAGTTATTTTAGCACTCGTAGGCTTCTCACACTCCAAATTTTGCATATTTAACCTCTCATATGGGTAAACCAACTGGGTTAGTTCAGTAGTCAGGACTCTTGTATCGTACTAGAAGGTCAGGTCAAGAGTTCGAGTCTCTTTCACCTACATGTgggtgttcttcccttagatgactttttatttatttctttgtttctacgctataa
This genomic window contains:
- the LOC131333161 gene encoding uncharacterized protein LOC131333161 translates to MGSACCVARKDTTVTSRTRGETLRRNAGYSPSWSFRWDNRRRVAGELENISETSLGISTNSSMEIKGELISDRGNFSGQGSPLGNFGTPTSQKSTPMSQKSPVHEGQGTNTVTSSDITLAGNGDAKVQSSTISSGTLDSSAPHLSLAVPSSSSFCTPVSDPLLSQTPSLPTKSTQLRRGQPSPGHHLLRQISDSRIMGLKSPNSTLISEGRSSFVLSTCSNDMTVGSQGGSSDGWSMRTFSELVASSQRERWSFDSEFLGSAIGKSESSSALSYSPLSDMQNCGICSKLLTDRSSWSSQKIVVTEMSVVAVLVCGHVYHAECLEAMTQEIDRYDPSCPICTLGEKQMSKVAKKVLKAEAELKSRSSKVSRNRVVDSPLGFDVLDRRKPSGEDENFSKMEPSPSGRRSLAKPFLRRHFSLGSKWGRSLSENKSGKKGFWARYRRD